One window of the Wolbachia endosymbiont of Encarsia formosa genome contains the following:
- the tatC gene encoding twin-arginine translocase subunit TatC, whose product MKENSQKYASFYEHFAELRKRVIFCFLFFCVAFGFCYYFKENIYRFLLAPLIEVTKDTNDFSLIYTDLTEAFFVYLRVAIMSALLFSFPVLAWQFYIFLAPGLYKRERAVLLPYLIATPVLFITGAAVVYYYIFPLAWKFFIAFEHSGKSFGIPIEFMPSVSEYLDIVLQFMFAFGTAFQIPVILTLMVRVGLITAQSLSNKRRIAIVVIFIIAAILTPPDVLSQVGLAIPMLVLYELSILICRYIEKKAKY is encoded by the coding sequence ATGAAAGAAAATTCACAAAAATATGCTTCATTTTATGAGCACTTTGCGGAACTCAGAAAAAGAGTTATTTTTTGCTTTCTATTTTTTTGTGTTGCTTTCGGTTTTTGCTACTATTTTAAAGAAAATATATACCGCTTTTTACTTGCACCTTTAATAGAAGTTACAAAAGATACCAATGATTTTTCTCTAATCTATACAGATTTAACAGAAGCGTTTTTTGTATATCTCAGGGTTGCAATAATGAGTGCACTGTTGTTTTCTTTTCCTGTGCTTGCATGGCAATTCTACATATTTCTAGCACCTGGCTTATATAAAAGAGAAAGGGCAGTGTTATTGCCATATTTAATTGCAACGCCAGTTTTGTTTATAACAGGAGCTGCCGTAGTTTATTATTACATATTTCCCTTAGCTTGGAAATTTTTTATTGCTTTTGAACATAGCGGTAAATCTTTCGGTATACCGATAGAGTTTATGCCTTCAGTTAGTGAATATTTAGACATTGTTCTTCAATTCATGTTTGCGTTTGGTACTGCATTTCAAATTCCAGTCATACTAACCTTAATGGTGAGAGTAGGGCTAATCACTGCACAAAGTTTGTCAAATAAACGGAGAATTGCGATAGTGGTAATTTTCATTATTGCTGCAATCTTAACTCCACCTGATGTACTAAGCCAAGTAGGGCTTGCAATTCCAATGTTGGTATTATATGAGCTGTCTATTCTGATATGTAGATATATTGAGAAGAAAGCAAAGTATTAG
- the pstB gene encoding phosphate ABC transporter ATP-binding protein PstB, with protein MNDKYAFVKNLNLWYGSKQVLFDINLNICKKKVTTFIGPSGCGKSTFLRCFNRMNDYVHGCKATGELAIDGLGNIYSRDMDVVLLRAKVGMVFQKPNPFPKSIYDNVAYGPKLHGMVKNKQKLDEIVESSLTKVGLWEELKDRLQDSALNLSGGQQQRLCIARAIAVKPTILLMDEPCSALDPMATNAIENLIQELKLRFTIIMVTHSMKQAKKLADSIVFFCNGKIVEFGSTQEIFENAQSPLTKEYILDH; from the coding sequence ATGAACGATAAATACGCTTTCGTTAAAAATTTAAATCTTTGGTATGGCTCTAAACAAGTTTTATTCGATATAAATTTGAATATTTGCAAAAAGAAAGTCACAACTTTTATCGGACCGTCTGGGTGCGGTAAATCGACATTCTTGCGTTGTTTTAATCGTATGAATGATTACGTACATGGATGTAAAGCGACCGGTGAGCTGGCAATCGATGGACTGGGTAATATATATTCACGTGATATGGATGTTGTATTGCTCAGAGCAAAAGTTGGTATGGTATTTCAAAAACCCAATCCTTTTCCAAAATCAATATATGATAATGTTGCTTATGGGCCTAAATTGCATGGCATGGTGAAAAATAAGCAAAAATTAGATGAAATAGTAGAGAGTAGTTTAACTAAGGTTGGTTTATGGGAAGAGTTGAAAGATAGATTGCAAGATAGTGCACTAAATTTATCCGGTGGCCAGCAACAAAGATTATGCATTGCTCGTGCAATTGCAGTAAAGCCAACTATTTTATTAATGGATGAACCATGCTCTGCTCTTGATCCAATGGCAACCAATGCAATCGAAAATCTTATACAAGAATTGAAATTGAGGTTCACCATAATTATGGTAACTCATTCGATGAAGCAAGCTAAAAAATTAGCTGACAGCATAGTTTTCTTTTGCAATGGCAAGATTGTTGAATTCGGAAGTACTCAAGAAATCTTTGAAAATGCTCAGTCTCCTTTAACGAAGGAGTATATCCTGGATCATTAG
- the dapB gene encoding 4-hydroxy-tetrahydrodipicolinate reductase, which yields MKIRVGVIGCLGRMGKKILNELITNTKVEIAGAVARLGSEYIGLDIGPIVGNNCNLGIKVTSSISEVFESSDIVIDFTTKECMLECLKAAVKFKKPLISGTTGIEGLNLKEYAAEVPILWSANMSFGVNVLLKLVKEAAKLLGNDYDVEIWEMHHNLKKDSPSGTAIEFGKAVANAAKVDFELNQYAHNNSNIRGKGGIGFAVSRGGGVIGDHSVMFVNSDERVELNHKAIDRTTFARGAVQAAIWLCENKKEIPGLYSMQDLV from the coding sequence ATGAAAATCAGAGTTGGAGTAATAGGCTGCTTAGGCAGAATGGGCAAGAAAATACTAAATGAATTAATTACAAATACCAAAGTGGAAATAGCAGGTGCTGTTGCTCGCTTGGGCAGTGAGTATATAGGCTTAGATATTGGGCCTATTGTAGGCAATAATTGCAATTTAGGAATCAAAGTTACAAGTTCTATTAGTGAGGTATTTGAATCGTCCGATATTGTAATAGATTTTACAACTAAAGAATGTATGCTAGAATGCCTTAAGGCAGCCGTGAAATTTAAAAAACCTCTAATTAGTGGCACAACTGGAATAGAAGGTCTAAATTTAAAAGAATATGCTGCTGAAGTTCCAATATTATGGTCAGCAAATATGAGTTTTGGAGTTAATGTGTTGCTGAAATTGGTAAAAGAAGCTGCCAAGCTTTTAGGTAATGATTATGACGTCGAGATTTGGGAAATGCATCACAATTTAAAAAAGGATTCACCATCTGGAACAGCTATAGAGTTTGGTAAAGCAGTTGCTAACGCTGCAAAAGTGGATTTTGAGCTCAATCAATATGCACATAATAATTCAAATATAAGAGGGAAAGGAGGAATAGGCTTTGCAGTATCTCGTGGAGGTGGAGTAATAGGAGATCACAGTGTCATGTTTGTCAATTCCGATGAACGAGTAGAATTAAATCACAAAGCAATTGATCGCACAACGTTTGCTAGAGGGGCGGTTCAAGCAGCAATATGGTTGTGCGAGAATAAAAAGGAAATACCAGGACTTTATTCAATGCAGGATTTAGTATGA
- the dxr gene encoding 1-deoxy-D-xylulose-5-phosphate reductoisomerase codes for MKKVSVLGSTGSIGKKTVDLLSKRKEEYQVEALSANSNFALLAQQAKLLNAQYVAISDERFYKDLKEDLLGTNVKVEWGASGLANVASLTVDLSVVAIVGIAGLEPVIKVIESGTKVIALANKESIVCGGKLLLKKAKEKSVQIIPIDSEHNAIFQVLQNDDKCVEKIILTASGGPFLNYSLEQLRNITVNQALSHPTWKMGKKISVDSATMMNKALEIIEAHHLFNISPNRIEAVVHPESIVHGIVVYHDGFSFAVLAETDMEIPIAYALSWPKRSTLNYKLDLTKQKKLTFQEPDHKCFSSLKLSTEVLNSSSPHTNSIVLNAANEIAVNEFLKSRIGFLEVVEVVKSTIENFDKYSDINSLSDIISVDFESRIIANKIIENKGIRSAEW; via the coding sequence GTGAAAAAAGTTTCAGTTTTAGGATCAACAGGAAGCATTGGAAAAAAGACTGTAGATTTGCTCTCAAAGAGAAAGGAAGAATATCAGGTGGAAGCACTAAGTGCCAATTCTAACTTTGCTCTGCTAGCACAACAGGCAAAGCTACTTAATGCACAATATGTTGCTATTTCTGATGAAAGGTTTTACAAAGATTTAAAAGAAGATCTGCTTGGTACAAATGTCAAAGTAGAGTGGGGTGCTTCAGGTCTAGCAAATGTTGCTTCTCTAACTGTTGATCTCTCAGTTGTTGCAATAGTTGGCATCGCAGGCCTTGAGCCAGTTATAAAGGTTATAGAAAGCGGTACTAAAGTTATTGCTCTAGCAAACAAAGAGAGTATTGTTTGTGGTGGCAAGTTACTCCTTAAAAAAGCTAAAGAAAAGAGCGTACAAATAATTCCCATCGACTCTGAACACAACGCAATTTTTCAAGTTTTGCAAAATGATGATAAATGCGTAGAAAAGATTATACTCACTGCCTCTGGTGGACCATTTTTAAATTATAGCCTTGAACAATTAAGAAATATCACAGTAAATCAGGCACTAAGTCACCCTACTTGGAAAATGGGAAAGAAAATCTCAGTTGATAGTGCAACAATGATGAATAAGGCACTAGAAATAATAGAAGCACATCATTTGTTTAATATTAGCCCAAATAGAATTGAAGCAGTAGTGCACCCTGAATCGATAGTACATGGAATTGTCGTTTATCACGATGGATTCAGCTTTGCTGTGCTTGCAGAAACTGATATGGAAATTCCCATTGCATACGCTTTGTCTTGGCCAAAAAGATCAACTTTGAACTACAAGTTAGACTTAACAAAACAAAAAAAATTGACTTTTCAAGAACCAGACCACAAATGTTTTTCTTCACTAAAGCTAAGCACGGAAGTGTTAAATTCTTCTTCTCCACATACAAATAGTATTGTTTTGAACGCTGCAAATGAGATAGCTGTTAATGAATTCTTGAAATCACGAATCGGCTTTTTAGAAGTAGTAGAGGTAGTAAAATCAACAATAGAAAACTTTGACAAGTACTCTGATATTAACTCACTATCTGACATAATAAGTGTAGATTTTGAAAGCCGTATTATTGCTAACAAAATTATTGAAAATAAAGGTATCCGTTCAGCAGAGTGGTAA
- a CDS encoding integrase core domain-containing protein, with protein MQECLKEWKIKFRPIKPFSPHLNGKVERAQRTDLDEFYSIVTIKSSELQIKLRDWEEYYNKHRPHSALQGKTPWEKYKELENTIPCLSEKLYLIKRVVCHAKL; from the coding sequence GTGCAAGAATGTTTGAAGGAATGGAAAATTAAATTTCGTCCTATTAAGCCGTTTTCTCCACACTTAAATGGTAAAGTGGAAAGAGCACAGCGTACAGACTTAGATGAGTTTTACAGTATCGTTACCATCAAGAGCTCTGAATTGCAAATTAAACTTAGGGATTGGGAAGAGTATTATAATAAACACCGCCCTCATAGCGCTCTTCAAGGAAAAACTCCTTGGGAAAAATATAAGGAACTGGAAAATACGATTCCTTGCTTAAGTGAAAAACTATATCTTATCAAAAGAGTCGTTTGTCATGCAAAATTGTAA
- a CDS encoding magnesium transporter: MPRYEKLNETQKRLYDKLQTSMKEGENIIDLLTRFSKEDLLKILTTVKCIEFEDGEEHTLTPLAYAINLKNSLNSQRYITNILSVAKEKDILEEVLTTANIKIKLSNGQEYTSTPLVHAIILNKQRGIQAILNVAKRNSILEKVLTTANIKIRLSDDQEHTLTPLSCAINLTNQEVSQKSIKAIIDVAQDNDMLEKVFANVRKDHLNKVKEILKILKNQEQDEEQKAKIDGWLKILAKSISSCESKDDPDKIEMHDGVEEICKKQEQEDWKVTLERIVPNHENKDRCEIFNGIFSEETFKVPSGKVSSYPQQVADMLTLIQKNVPDYESNEQSSMAESSVPKTSPLQKINESDEQLILHLRQTRKLGARNRVKTSI; this comes from the coding sequence ATGCCAAGGTATGAGAAGTTAAACGAAACACAAAAAAGATTATATGATAAGTTACAGACTTCGATGAAAGAAGGTGAGAATATTATTGATCTTCTTACAAGATTTTCAAAAGAGGATTTGCTGAAAATTCTTACTACTGTGAAATGTATAGAGTTTGAAGATGGTGAAGAACATACTCTAACACCGCTTGCCTATGCTATAAATCTTAAGAACTCGTTAAATAGTCAGAGATATATTACAAATATTCTAAGTGTAGCTAAAGAGAAAGATATATTAGAAGAAGTTCTTACTACTGCGAATATAAAGATCAAGCTCTCAAATGGTCAAGAATATACTTCAACACCACTTGTCCATGCTATTATTCTTAATAAACAGAGAGGCATTCAAGCTATCCTAAATGTAGCTAAAAGAAATAGTATATTAGAAAAAGTTCTTACTACTGCGAATATAAAGATCAGGCTTTCAGATGATCAAGAACATACTCTAACACCGCTTAGCTGTGCTATAAATCTTACTAATCAGGAAGTTAGTCAGAAAAGTATTAAAGCTATTATAGATGTAGCTCAAGATAATGATATGTTAGAAAAAGTTTTCGCTAATGTAAGAAAAGATCATCTTAACAAAGTGAAGGAGATTTTAAAAATACTAAAAAATCAAGAGCAAGATGAAGAGCAAAAAGCTAAAATTGATGGTTGGCTAAAAATACTTGCAAAGAGCATATCTAGTTGTGAAAGTAAAGATGATCCTGACAAAATTGAAATGCACGATGGAGTTGAGGAGATATGTAAAAAGCAAGAGCAAGAGGATTGGAAAGTAACCCTTGAAAGGATCGTGCCTAATCACGAAAATAAAGACAGGTGTGAAATATTTAATGGGATTTTTAGCGAGGAGACTTTTAAAGTACCATCAGGTAAAGTATCATCATATCCACAGCAAGTTGCTGATATGTTGACATTAATTCAAAAGAACGTACCTGATTACGAAAGTAATGAACAGTCTTCAATGGCTGAAAGCAGCGTTCCTAAAACTTCACCTTTGCAAAAGATCAATGAATCAGATGAGCAGCTTATTCTTCATCTAAGACAAACTAGAAAGCTAGGGGCAAGAAACCGAGTTAAGACGTCTATATGA